Proteins from a single region of Xenopus laevis strain J_2021 chromosome 9_10S, Xenopus_laevis_v10.1, whole genome shotgun sequence:
- the LOC108705600 gene encoding protein kinase C delta type — protein sequence MKKKRRCESPVEEPAVGGFGDGGRKQYPLRRKRSRSPEENSAGGKEKKIREDASAYLDINNYSLYKELGKGSFGKVVLASYTIKNQLTAIKIIEKQREDDLKYVRREASVLQIASRCPFLCRAMATFQTQSLILLALEYVSGGTLQNIIKTRGHLNSEQILFYASEIVVGIKFLHKNGIVHRDLKPENILVDDQGHIKICDFGLVCTRMYGEKTRCGYYGTPGYTAPQVLSEENYDAGADWWSFGVILYEMATGKLPFSPKGTLEQQAETIINGVPEYPDSLSATLRDLIEQLLKKEADQRLGVNGNIRHHPFFSTLKWKRVKKRKLESPIKPKPAKGLVKKDISFPKENPSETRMLKKFNYVDPSWLE from the exons atgaagaagaagaggagatgtgaGAGTCCAGTGGAAGAACCAGCTG tgggagGATTCGGAGATGGAGGTAGAAAGCAGTATCCTCTGAGAAGGAAAAGATCTCGAAGTCCGGAGGAGAACTCAGCTG GAGGAAAAGAGAAGAAGATTAGAGAGGACGCATCGGCGTACCTAGACATCAACAATTACAGCCTATATAAGGAGTTAGGCAAAGGCAGCTTTGGAAAG GTGGTGTTGGCATCATATACCATCAAGAACCAACTGACTGCTATTAAGATCATCGAGAAGCAGCGGGAGGATGACTTGAAATATGTCAGGAGAGAGGCATCGGTTCTCCAGATTGCTAGCAGGTGCCCATTCCTATGCCGGGCAATGGCGACTTTCCAAACTCAG TCGCTGATCCTGCTAGCCCTGGAGTACGTCAGTGGCGGCACTCTCCAGAACATCATCAAGACCCGGGGCCATCTGAACAGTGAGCAAATCCT GTTCTATGCTTCAGAAATAGTGGTAGGCATAAAGTTCCTGCACAAGAATGGGATCGTTCATAG AGACCTCAAGCCGGAGAACATATTGGTGGATGACCAGGGCCACATAAAGATCTGTGATTTTGGCCTTGTCTGCACCCGTATGTATGGAGAGAAGACGCGGTGTGGCTATTATGGAACACCAGGCTACACAGCACCACAG GTTTTATCAGAGGAGAATTACGACGCTGGAGCTGACTGGTGGTCATTCGGCGTCATCTTGTATGAAATGGCCACCGGTAAATTACCGTTCTCGCCgaagggaaccctggaacaaCAGGCAGAAACCATTATCAACGGAGTGCCTGAGTATCCAGATTCCCTTTCTGCCACCCTGCGGGACCTCATAGAGCAG CTCTTGAAGAAGGAGGCCGACCAACGCCTTGGGGTGAATGGCAACATCCGGCATCACCCTTTTTTTTCTACTCTCAAATGGAAGAGAGTAAAGAAGAGAAAACTGGAGTCTCCCATAAAACCT AAACCAGCTAAGGGTCTCGTCAAAAAAGACATCTCGTTCCCGAAAGAGAACCCGAGCGAGACCCGCATGCTCAAGAAGTTCAATTACGTGGACCCGAGCTGGCTGGAATAA